A single genomic interval of Cumulibacter manganitolerans harbors:
- a CDS encoding class I adenylate-forming enzyme family protein produces MLATGNLTLNHVIAHRAEVDADRIGLIFEAADQRWTEMSYADLYERAGRLAGGLARQGVRQGDHVVLHMSNRPEFVVGLFAIARLGAIATPTIASYAVDELRYVLQHAEVKIVICDPDRQAVAQAAAELCEPRRPEVVCTADLDEYVTDEAPPAADVRASDPAVLMYSSGTTARPKGVVLSHQAMVLSGEVNAQHQRLRPEDRGLCVLPLFHINAMSLSLLCAVVTGSTVVVCEVFDAKRYWSQVRTYGITVGSLVANPIRQLMLLPEDPRDARHSLRMMLFGMALADEEIADFERRYDVPLINLWGMTEDATIGTRSPPYLPRNPVSIGLPQPGMDLGVFDAEDREVEAGTPGEARFAGQPRLAEYYRDEEITAAAFAGDRFRTGDTMMMDELGYFYFLDRSKDVIKVKAENVASAEVERVLVTHPSVADAAVVGIPDSWRDERIVAFLLPAPGASIDVDEIRAHCLESLARFKVPHEVHVVDEFPRTSIGKIRKNELRDRAKGDRI; encoded by the coding sequence GTGCTTGCAACCGGTAATCTCACCCTGAACCACGTCATCGCGCACCGGGCCGAGGTCGACGCCGACCGGATCGGCCTGATCTTCGAGGCCGCCGATCAGCGGTGGACGGAGATGTCGTACGCCGACCTGTACGAACGAGCCGGCCGGCTCGCCGGCGGGCTCGCCCGGCAGGGCGTCCGTCAGGGCGACCACGTGGTCCTGCATATGAGCAATCGGCCCGAGTTCGTGGTCGGCCTGTTCGCGATCGCCCGCCTCGGGGCGATCGCGACCCCGACGATCGCGTCGTACGCCGTGGACGAGCTGCGCTACGTGCTGCAGCACGCCGAGGTGAAGATCGTCATCTGCGACCCGGACCGGCAGGCGGTCGCGCAGGCGGCCGCCGAGCTGTGCGAGCCGCGCCGGCCGGAGGTGGTGTGCACCGCCGACCTCGACGAGTACGTCACGGACGAGGCGCCTCCTGCGGCCGACGTCCGAGCCTCCGACCCCGCGGTGCTGATGTACTCCTCGGGCACGACGGCCCGGCCGAAGGGCGTGGTGCTCAGCCACCAGGCGATGGTGCTGTCGGGCGAGGTCAACGCCCAGCATCAACGGCTCCGCCCGGAGGACCGTGGGCTGTGCGTGCTGCCGCTGTTCCACATCAACGCGATGAGCCTGTCGCTGCTCTGCGCCGTGGTCACCGGAAGCACCGTGGTGGTGTGCGAGGTGTTCGACGCGAAGCGTTACTGGAGCCAGGTTCGCACCTACGGGATCACCGTCGGCAGCCTGGTCGCCAACCCCATCCGCCAGCTGATGCTGCTGCCGGAGGATCCACGCGACGCGCGGCACTCGCTGCGGATGATGCTGTTCGGGATGGCGCTCGCCGACGAGGAGATCGCGGACTTCGAGCGTCGCTACGACGTGCCGCTGATCAACCTGTGGGGGATGACCGAGGACGCGACGATCGGCACCCGCAGTCCGCCGTACCTCCCACGGAACCCCGTCTCGATCGGCCTGCCCCAGCCGGGGATGGACCTCGGGGTCTTCGATGCGGAGGACCGGGAGGTCGAAGCGGGTACGCCCGGGGAAGCGCGGTTCGCGGGGCAGCCGCGGCTGGCGGAGTACTACCGCGACGAGGAGATCACGGCAGCCGCATTCGCCGGCGACCGGTTCCGCACCGGCGACACGATGATGATGGACGAGCTGGGCTACTTCTACTTCCTCGACCGGTCGAAGGACGTCATCAAGGTGAAGGCCGAGAACGTGGCCTCCGCGGAGGTGGAACGGGTGCTGGTAACCCATCCGTCGGTCGCCGACGCGGCCGTGGTCGGCATCCCGGACTCGTGGCGCGATGAGCGGATCGTCGCGTTCCTGCTTCCGGCGCCGGGGGCAAGCATCGACGTCGACGAGATCCGGGCGCACTGTCTGGAGAGCCTCGCGAGGTTCAAGGTCCCGCACGAGGTGCACGTGGTCGACGAGTTCCCGCGCACCTCCATCGGCAAGATCCGCAAGAACGAGCTGCGCGACAGAGCCAAGGGTGACCGGATCTAG
- a CDS encoding hydantoinase B/oxoprolinase family protein gives MTTIDYTPIRDLSEAEFHARYACDRYTATVLSNRMRYIVEHMCTNMLHHAFSLILRDWYDFAATISGPPSTNYSMSTVSNSLVLFSGAMEHAVRNAVDEFGPENLRPGDVLMVNDPYRAGNHVNDICFIRPVFHDGEIVTFVALRAHQLDMGGVVPAGFSAVKKDVYETGLVIPPMLIYRDDEPIHHSFHLIFDNARYSALLLPDLITIYQNLLLGERLMRESIERYGVDAWLGAIRYSCDVPAESMAEAIAAIPDGVYTGGDLVDADGIDDELEYEIKVTITKIGSQMEFDFSGTSQQARTSINCGMFDTATAVGVAMKYMLDPKTPFNSGAYRNLDIVVPPGTIVSATPPDGAVFLYWEASQPALLAVFRALEAAVGKNAIAGDYGSLSIHNGHGELADGTPWVTVAQCGGEHGPWGATKDGDADSYAGFYLANNLDPATEAIESELPIVVLRKEFVADSAGSGYNRGGAAVLRDSMFLTPANHTSSPVHTKRSSGTGVLGGQDGRAGAVWMFPAAEYDVAQREDLIPLDDPEVYRTSVPVSGLLNPDTKAADPDKGEYFWFGSQPLWHTKPNDVFRYITNAGGGWGNPLEREPDRVLRDVRDEYITAETAARDYGVIVIGDPLTDPEGLEVDQEATRQRREDLRGEAQT, from the coding sequence ATGACCACCATCGACTACACGCCGATCCGAGACCTGAGCGAAGCGGAGTTCCACGCGAGGTACGCGTGCGACCGCTACACGGCGACCGTGCTGTCCAACCGGATGCGTTACATCGTCGAGCACATGTGCACCAACATGCTGCACCACGCGTTCTCGCTGATCCTGCGGGACTGGTACGACTTCGCCGCGACCATCTCCGGGCCGCCGTCGACGAACTACTCGATGTCGACGGTCTCCAACAGCCTGGTGCTGTTCTCCGGCGCGATGGAGCACGCGGTCCGCAACGCGGTGGACGAGTTCGGCCCCGAGAATCTACGCCCTGGCGATGTGCTGATGGTCAACGATCCCTACCGCGCGGGCAACCACGTCAACGACATCTGCTTCATCCGGCCGGTCTTCCATGACGGTGAGATCGTCACGTTCGTGGCCCTGCGCGCGCACCAGCTCGACATGGGCGGCGTGGTCCCGGCCGGCTTCTCGGCGGTCAAGAAAGACGTCTACGAGACCGGCCTGGTGATCCCGCCGATGCTGATCTACCGCGACGACGAGCCCATCCATCACTCATTCCACCTGATCTTCGACAACGCGCGGTACAGCGCGCTGCTGTTGCCGGACCTGATCACGATCTACCAGAACCTGCTGCTGGGTGAGCGACTGATGCGCGAGAGCATCGAGCGGTACGGCGTCGATGCCTGGCTCGGCGCCATCCGCTACAGCTGCGACGTCCCGGCGGAGTCGATGGCCGAGGCGATCGCGGCGATCCCGGACGGGGTGTACACAGGCGGGGATCTGGTGGACGCGGACGGCATCGACGACGAGCTCGAGTACGAGATCAAGGTGACCATCACCAAGATCGGCTCGCAGATGGAGTTCGACTTCAGCGGCACCTCGCAGCAGGCCAGGACCAGCATCAACTGCGGCATGTTCGACACGGCGACCGCGGTCGGCGTGGCGATGAAGTACATGCTCGACCCGAAGACTCCGTTCAACTCGGGCGCGTACCGCAACCTCGACATCGTCGTACCACCGGGGACCATCGTCAGCGCCACGCCACCGGACGGTGCCGTCTTCCTCTATTGGGAGGCGTCGCAGCCGGCGCTGCTGGCGGTGTTCCGGGCGCTGGAGGCCGCGGTCGGAAAGAACGCGATCGCCGGCGACTACGGCTCACTGTCGATACACAACGGGCACGGCGAGCTCGCCGACGGCACGCCGTGGGTGACCGTCGCGCAGTGCGGCGGCGAGCACGGCCCGTGGGGCGCGACCAAGGACGGCGACGCCGACTCGTACGCGGGCTTCTATCTGGCCAACAACCTGGACCCGGCGACCGAGGCGATCGAGTCGGAGCTGCCGATCGTCGTGCTGCGCAAGGAGTTCGTGGCCGATTCGGCCGGCTCCGGCTACAACCGCGGCGGCGCCGCGGTGCTCCGCGACAGCATGTTCCTGACCCCCGCCAATCACACCTCGAGCCCGGTGCACACCAAGCGCAGCAGCGGGACCGGGGTGCTCGGCGGCCAGGACGGCCGCGCCGGGGCGGTCTGGATGTTCCCGGCCGCGGAGTACGACGTCGCGCAGCGCGAGGACTTGATACCGCTGGATGATCCGGAGGTGTACCGCACGTCGGTGCCGGTCAGCGGTCTGTTGAACCCGGACACGAAGGCTGCCGACCCGGACAAGGGAGAGTACTTCTGGTTCGGCAGCCAGCCACTGTGGCACACCAAGCCGAACGACGTCTTCCGATACATCACCAACGCTGGAGGCGGCTGGGGAAACCCGCTCGAGCGGGAACCGGACCGGGTGCTGCGCGACGTCCGCGACGAGTACATCACCGCCGAGACGGCGGCCCGCGACTACGGCGTGATCGTCATCGGCGACCCGTTGACCGACCCCGAGGGCCTCGAGGTCGACCAGGAGGCGACGCGCCAGCGGCGCGAGGACCTCCGGGGCGAGGCGCAGACCTGA
- a CDS encoding hydantoinase/oxoprolinase family protein, giving the protein MMIGVDVGGTFTDVVVIDEGAITPVKVSTDVHNTHLAVLQGAEEAGAGAASVFNHASTHGLNAVITRKLPKIAFLTTFGHRDILDIGSNYRPLTALTDASWRRPFGDASRPLVPRYLRRGIKERMKADGEALIPFDEEQARGQLAVLKRCGVEGVAICLINAYVNAEHEQRLRDLVREELGDVPVSISSETSPLAKEWARASTTTIDVFMKLIYGEYTDKLHEGLRGLGFTGSFNYANCAAQLIRADIAMEQPFEIVFAGPAAGTVASAHFCRLINRQELLCADIGGTSCDISMVSGGKPYVNTTFLLEHDLIVNALSNEVESIGAGGGSLVTISPQGEVLVGPGSAGADPGPACYGKGGTQPASTDTLVMMGVIDPTTFAGGRLSLDPTLSAKAFEDLDTPLSLDQRVRYAFNIGVNNVAEGINNIAIKHGIDPRDYSLVAFGAAGPMLLPACMDLVHAREVIVPPHPGLFSALGLVSTDQVYGESRSSYLMLDGSAAPSVDKVYREMEDELRARFTDVHAAGELTFVRSMDARLAGQTWETPFVKVPSGEITAEKIDEMIENFHQVYQARAGNRFDGLPVQGVTYRVEAVISAEKVDYPKIESGDGRILEPDSTFQLMYLHDEPIQAGRYNRESLRAGDRIEGPAVIHEALSTTFMLAGQVAEVGEYGELRITRA; this is encoded by the coding sequence ATGATGATCGGAGTCGACGTCGGTGGCACCTTCACCGACGTGGTGGTGATCGACGAGGGCGCGATCACCCCCGTCAAGGTCTCCACCGATGTGCACAACACCCACCTCGCCGTCCTCCAGGGCGCTGAGGAGGCCGGTGCGGGGGCGGCGTCGGTGTTCAACCACGCGAGCACCCACGGGCTCAACGCGGTGATCACCCGCAAGCTGCCGAAGATCGCGTTCCTGACGACCTTCGGTCATCGCGACATCCTCGATATCGGGTCGAACTACCGCCCGCTGACCGCGCTCACCGACGCGAGCTGGCGACGTCCGTTCGGCGACGCGTCACGTCCCTTGGTTCCGCGGTACCTGCGCCGCGGCATCAAGGAGCGCATGAAGGCCGACGGCGAGGCGCTGATCCCCTTCGACGAGGAGCAGGCGCGCGGCCAGCTCGCCGTGCTGAAGCGCTGCGGTGTCGAAGGCGTCGCGATCTGCTTGATAAACGCCTACGTGAATGCCGAGCACGAGCAACGGCTGCGGGACCTCGTGCGCGAGGAGCTCGGCGACGTCCCCGTGTCGATCTCCAGCGAGACCTCACCGCTGGCCAAGGAGTGGGCGCGCGCCTCCACCACCACCATCGACGTGTTCATGAAGCTGATCTACGGCGAGTACACCGACAAGCTGCACGAAGGGCTGCGCGGCCTCGGCTTCACCGGAAGCTTCAACTACGCCAACTGCGCGGCTCAGCTGATCCGGGCGGACATCGCGATGGAGCAGCCGTTCGAGATCGTCTTCGCCGGCCCGGCGGCGGGCACCGTCGCCAGCGCCCATTTCTGCCGGCTCATCAACCGACAGGAGCTGCTGTGCGCCGACATCGGCGGCACCTCCTGCGACATCAGCATGGTCTCCGGCGGCAAGCCCTACGTGAACACGACGTTCCTGCTCGAGCACGACCTGATCGTCAACGCGTTGTCCAACGAGGTCGAGAGCATCGGCGCGGGCGGCGGCAGCCTCGTCACGATCAGCCCGCAGGGCGAGGTGCTGGTCGGCCCGGGCAGCGCGGGAGCCGACCCCGGTCCGGCGTGCTACGGCAAGGGAGGAACGCAGCCCGCATCGACCGACACCCTGGTGATGATGGGCGTCATCGATCCGACCACCTTCGCCGGTGGGCGGCTCTCGCTCGATCCCACGCTCTCGGCGAAGGCGTTCGAGGATCTCGACACGCCGCTCAGCCTGGACCAGCGGGTCCGCTACGCCTTCAACATCGGCGTCAACAACGTCGCGGAGGGCATCAACAACATCGCGATCAAGCACGGCATCGACCCGCGTGACTACAGCCTCGTCGCGTTCGGCGCCGCCGGGCCGATGTTGCTGCCCGCGTGCATGGATCTGGTGCATGCGCGCGAGGTGATCGTGCCACCGCACCCCGGCCTGTTCTCCGCGCTGGGGCTGGTGAGCACCGACCAGGTATACGGCGAAAGCCGCAGCTCCTATCTCATGCTCGACGGGTCGGCGGCGCCGAGCGTCGACAAGGTCTACCGCGAGATGGAGGACGAGCTGCGCGCCCGGTTCACCGATGTGCACGCGGCGGGGGAGCTGACGTTCGTCCGGTCGATGGACGCAAGGCTCGCCGGGCAGACGTGGGAGACGCCCTTCGTCAAGGTCCCCTCCGGCGAGATCACCGCCGAGAAGATCGACGAGATGATCGAGAACTTCCACCAGGTCTATCAAGCGCGGGCGGGCAATCGGTTCGACGGGCTGCCCGTCCAGGGCGTGACCTACCGGGTCGAGGCGGTGATCAGCGCCGAGAAGGTGGACTATCCGAAGATCGAGTCCGGCGACGGTCGGATCCTCGAACCGGACTCGACGTTCCAGCTGATGTACCTGCACGACGAGCCGATCCAGGCGGGCCGCTACAACCGCGAATCGCTGCGTGCCGGCGACCGCATCGAAGGGCCGGCCGTCATTCACGAAGCACTGTCCACCACGTTCATGCTGGCCGGCCAGGTGGCCGAGGTCGGCGAGTACGGCGAGCTGCGGATCACCAGGGCCTGA
- a CDS encoding GntR family transcriptional regulator, whose translation MSKPLRPLSEQAGRGAQLSERVAARVREAIMVGDLTPREFVRTEKLALELGVSQTPVREALMTLASEGSVTWEPRRGFRVIPVTAQDVRDLFDVQAYVAGELAARAVDNLTDAEIAAIEAFQQELDIVGPDGDPREVDRLNHQVHRRINLAARSVRLANLLRSTVQHVPLSSYGAIDGWASASVHDHAPILEALRRRDADAIRVAMSAHIRNVGELLIAHLQREVGLR comes from the coding sequence TTGTCGAAACCGCTGCGCCCGTTGAGCGAGCAGGCAGGCCGAGGAGCGCAGCTCAGCGAACGGGTCGCCGCGCGCGTCCGCGAGGCGATCATGGTCGGCGACCTCACCCCTCGGGAGTTCGTGCGCACCGAGAAGCTCGCGCTCGAGCTGGGCGTCAGCCAGACACCGGTGCGCGAGGCGCTCATGACGCTGGCGTCGGAGGGCTCGGTGACCTGGGAGCCGCGGCGCGGGTTCCGGGTGATCCCGGTGACCGCGCAGGACGTGCGCGACCTGTTCGACGTCCAGGCGTACGTCGCCGGGGAGCTCGCCGCTCGGGCGGTGGACAACCTCACCGACGCGGAGATCGCCGCCATAGAGGCGTTCCAGCAGGAGCTCGACATCGTGGGCCCCGACGGTGACCCACGGGAGGTCGACCGGCTCAACCACCAGGTGCACCGGCGGATCAACCTGGCGGCGCGCTCCGTGCGACTGGCGAACCTGCTGCGCTCGACGGTGCAGCACGTGCCGTTGTCGTCGTACGGGGCCATCGACGGGTGGGCCTCCGCGTCGGTGCACGATCACGCGCCGATCCTCGAGGCGCTGCGCCGCCGGGATGCGGACGCCATCCGGGTGGCGATGTCGGCGCACATCCGCAATGTCGGCGAGCTGCTCATCGCCCACCTCCAGCGCGAGGTCGGCCTCCGCTAG
- a CDS encoding DEAD/DEAH box helicase — MNTADLDLTADQAELASDVLHKMAGPDAALRDDQLTAVAALCRPASRVLVVQATGWGKSAVYWIATAIGREAGRGPTLVISPLLSLMRDQVEAAARAGLTARTLNSSNFEDWAEIEREIGDDAVDVLLVSPERLANPTFGRRVLDRLGGRIGLLVIDEAHSISDWGHDFRPDYRRLSTMLTRLNPEAAVLATTATANARVTDDVAAQLGDTLVLRGPLARSSLQLVVLEEQSPMDRFAWVCERLGELPGSGIVYALTVDQAEALTAAIRAVHGDALPVAAYTGRLDGAERHRLENALRRNEIKALVATSALGMGFDKPDLGFVVHVGAPPSPVSYYQQVGRAGRGIDRAVVVLLPSEADRHVWDYFATATIPVPSQVESVLDALRQEDAPISVPKLEAQTGVRRTRAELILKQLAVDDVVERQPDGWVATGKEWVYDKAHFDSVIATREREATIMREYAAGSRCLMQLLQESLDDPSAAPCGRCSVCDPDATAAWRQPVDPALLASVQQALRGQVATLEPRKMWPGAPSSRKGRISATVAADWGRVLVDYDAPQWAGLVRESLSADMPASDELRTAVTQVLAAWSRGDRRNPAWERRPDVVVDLASGGLPVLTGSLADHIAAVGRMVRARLDPDAVALGARRVRTEDLPSAAQAALWEGSVQLDADSADAVRGAAVLLIADRDPMGWAITVTAAALREAGADVVLPLLLHRTNG, encoded by the coding sequence GTGAACACCGCAGATCTCGATCTCACCGCCGACCAGGCCGAGCTGGCGTCCGACGTCCTGCACAAGATGGCCGGCCCCGATGCGGCGCTGCGCGACGACCAGCTCACCGCCGTCGCGGCGCTGTGCCGGCCCGCGTCGCGCGTGCTGGTCGTGCAGGCCACCGGCTGGGGCAAGTCGGCCGTGTACTGGATCGCCACGGCCATCGGCCGCGAGGCCGGGCGCGGTCCCACGCTGGTGATCTCGCCGCTGCTCTCGCTGATGCGCGATCAGGTCGAGGCGGCCGCGCGCGCCGGCCTCACCGCGCGCACGCTCAACTCGTCCAACTTCGAGGACTGGGCGGAGATCGAGCGCGAGATCGGCGACGATGCCGTCGACGTCCTCCTGGTCTCGCCCGAACGGCTCGCCAACCCGACGTTCGGGCGCCGGGTCCTCGACCGGCTGGGTGGCCGGATCGGCCTGCTGGTGATCGACGAGGCGCACTCGATCTCCGACTGGGGCCACGACTTCCGGCCCGACTACCGCCGGCTGTCGACGATGCTGACCCGGCTCAACCCGGAGGCGGCCGTGCTCGCGACCACCGCGACCGCGAACGCCCGCGTGACCGACGACGTCGCCGCGCAGCTCGGCGACACCCTCGTGCTGCGCGGACCGCTGGCGCGGTCGAGCCTGCAGCTGGTCGTGCTGGAGGAGCAGTCGCCGATGGATCGCTTCGCGTGGGTCTGCGAGCGGCTGGGTGAGCTGCCGGGCTCCGGCATCGTCTACGCCCTGACGGTGGATCAGGCCGAGGCGCTCACCGCCGCGATCCGGGCGGTGCACGGTGACGCGCTGCCGGTCGCGGCCTACACGGGCCGCCTCGACGGCGCGGAGCGGCACCGGCTCGAGAACGCGCTGCGGCGCAACGAGATCAAGGCGCTCGTCGCGACGTCCGCGTTGGGCATGGGCTTCGACAAGCCCGACCTCGGCTTCGTGGTGCACGTCGGGGCGCCGCCCTCTCCGGTGTCCTACTACCAGCAGGTCGGCCGCGCCGGGCGCGGCATCGACCGCGCGGTCGTGGTGCTGCTGCCCAGCGAGGCGGATCGGCACGTGTGGGACTACTTCGCCACCGCCACGATCCCGGTGCCGAGCCAGGTCGAGTCCGTCCTCGACGCCCTGCGGCAGGAGGACGCTCCGATCTCGGTGCCGAAGCTCGAGGCGCAGACCGGCGTACGGCGCACCCGCGCCGAGCTGATCCTCAAGCAGCTCGCGGTCGACGACGTCGTCGAGCGGCAGCCCGACGGCTGGGTCGCGACCGGCAAGGAGTGGGTGTACGACAAGGCGCACTTCGACTCCGTGATCGCCACCCGCGAGCGGGAGGCGACCATCATGCGCGAGTACGCCGCGGGCAGCCGATGCCTCATGCAGCTGCTGCAGGAGAGCCTCGACGACCCGAGTGCCGCGCCCTGCGGACGTTGCTCGGTCTGCGATCCCGACGCGACCGCCGCGTGGCGTCAACCGGTCGACCCCGCCCTGCTGGCGAGCGTGCAGCAGGCGCTGCGCGGCCAGGTCGCCACGCTCGAGCCGCGCAAGATGTGGCCCGGTGCGCCGTCCTCGCGCAAGGGCCGGATCTCGGCCACCGTCGCCGCCGACTGGGGCCGGGTGCTCGTCGACTACGACGCACCGCAGTGGGCCGGCCTGGTCCGGGAGTCGTTGTCCGCGGACATGCCCGCGAGCGACGAGCTGCGCACGGCCGTGACGCAGGTGCTGGCGGCGTGGAGCCGCGGCGACCGGCGCAATCCGGCCTGGGAGCGGCGCCCCGACGTCGTCGTCGACCTCGCCTCGGGTGGTCTGCCCGTGCTCACCGGCTCGTTGGCCGACCACATCGCCGCGGTAGGACGGATGGTGCGGGCCCGGCTGGACCCCGATGCGGTCGCGCTGGGAGCGCGTCGGGTCCGCACCGAGGATCTGCCCAGCGCCGCTCAGGCGGCGCTCTGGGAAGGCAGCGTGCAGTTGGACGCCGACTCGGCGGACGCGGTGCGCGGCGCCGCCGTGCTGCTGATCGCCGACCGCGACCCGATGGGATGGGCGATCACCGTGACGGCGGCGGCGTTGCGGGAGGCCGGTGCCGACGTGGTGCTACCGCTGCTGCTGCACCGCACCAACGGCTGA
- a CDS encoding LysR family transcriptional regulator — protein sequence MELRHIRALVAVAEHQHFSRAAASLHMSQPPLSAAIRELERELGVTLFERTTRSVQLTADGRAMLEPARRVLRGLEELRMLAAARLSGAVGTVRAGFGGTSGYSILADLVRAAREQAPGLQIELAPQTYSGDALQRVLEGELDLAISGSRPPRDLDSLVLRDERLVLAVPTGHPLSGRHRVEADDLAGVPMVMYPGEHGSWVRRAAFAMLERAGLAPEVAAEAPDPFSLLALVAAGIGAAVVVDTRGRIHVEGVRYLPFGPSVSATFPLRMVWHGSRASPATLSAVAISRGLVERSAVGAVQQQR from the coding sequence ATGGAGCTACGGCACATCCGGGCGCTGGTCGCGGTCGCCGAGCATCAGCACTTCTCCCGTGCGGCGGCCAGCCTGCACATGTCCCAACCGCCGTTGAGCGCCGCGATTCGCGAGCTCGAGCGGGAGCTCGGCGTCACGCTGTTCGAGCGGACGACCCGGTCGGTGCAGCTCACCGCCGACGGCCGGGCGATGCTGGAGCCGGCGCGGCGGGTGCTCCGCGGGCTCGAGGAGCTGCGGATGCTGGCCGCGGCCCGGCTCAGCGGGGCGGTCGGGACGGTGCGCGCCGGCTTCGGCGGGACCTCGGGGTATTCCATCCTCGCCGACCTCGTCCGCGCCGCCCGCGAGCAGGCGCCGGGTCTGCAGATCGAGCTGGCGCCGCAGACCTACAGCGGGGACGCGCTGCAACGGGTGCTCGAGGGCGAGCTCGACCTCGCCATCTCCGGGAGCCGGCCGCCCCGGGACCTGGACTCGCTGGTGCTGCGCGACGAGAGGCTCGTGCTGGCCGTCCCGACCGGTCACCCGCTGTCGGGGCGCCACCGGGTCGAGGCCGACGACCTGGCCGGGGTGCCGATGGTCATGTATCCCGGCGAGCACGGCTCATGGGTACGCCGCGCCGCCTTCGCCATGCTGGAGCGAGCAGGTCTCGCGCCGGAGGTCGCGGCGGAGGCGCCCGACCCGTTCAGCCTCCTCGCCCTGGTCGCGGCCGGCATCGGTGCGGCCGTCGTCGTCGACACCCGAGGGCGCATCCACGTCGAAGGCGTGCGCTACCTGCCGTTCGGCCCGTCGGTGAGCGCCACCTTCCCGCTGCGGATGGTCTGGCACGGCAGCCGGGCGAGCCCGGCGACGCTCAGCGCCGTCGCCATCAGCCGCGGGCTCGTCGAGCGCTCAGCCGTTGGTGCGGTGCAGCAGCAGCGGTAG
- a CDS encoding acyl-CoA dehydrogenase family protein, which yields MNFYTADAAVQRLVDRYVDAADRELLTPLLERLGADAATRLDPLAELADKNPPTLRPFDKNGERANAVEYHPAYTEMADILLGEYGVAAASHRPLHGWSAKPPHLVKYLMTYVYVQAEFGLACPISMTDTAARTLRMFGGDDPEIAEAVRRLTSTDDDRFTGAMFMTELQGGTDIAMTETVAEADGDRWKLYGRKWFASNAGADITLVLARFPGGQEASTRGVGLFMMPRVKPDGSLNDYRIERLKDKLGTRSMASGEITLDGAYAVQVGRLDRGFRQMTEMVNLSRLSNAVRAVSLMRRGLLEAGQHAASRVVFGRRLIDQPLLRLDLLRLTADVETGLNLVFYCAEELERADRGDEDAKALIRILTPLAKHYLCKRARFATGEAMEMRGGNGYIEEWIQPRLVRDAHLGSIWEGASNVIALDVLRSMRKVGAHKVFFDDLRERLSRVTDPGLQSLRERLAQRLESVSARAEAVLSAAPDDAEVLMAALTDDMATVAMGVLQADQASYEIATHGDHRAAIVAAAFEQLVIRRDETYAPAGLAAVPQIVAGERIGAPVDERVVAAR from the coding sequence ATGAACTTTTACACCGCCGATGCCGCCGTCCAGCGACTCGTCGACCGGTACGTCGACGCCGCCGACCGGGAGCTGCTCACACCGCTGCTCGAGCGGCTGGGGGCGGACGCCGCGACCCGGCTCGACCCGCTGGCCGAGCTGGCCGACAAGAACCCGCCGACGCTTCGCCCGTTCGACAAGAACGGCGAGCGGGCCAACGCCGTCGAGTATCACCCGGCGTACACCGAGATGGCCGACATCCTGCTCGGCGAGTACGGCGTCGCCGCGGCCTCGCACCGGCCGCTGCACGGCTGGAGCGCCAAGCCGCCGCACCTGGTGAAGTACCTGATGACGTACGTCTACGTGCAGGCCGAGTTCGGCCTGGCGTGCCCGATCAGCATGACCGACACCGCGGCGCGCACGCTGCGGATGTTCGGCGGTGACGACCCGGAGATCGCTGAGGCGGTCCGCCGGCTCACCTCCACCGACGACGACCGGTTCACCGGCGCGATGTTCATGACCGAGCTGCAGGGCGGCACCGACATCGCGATGACCGAGACGGTGGCCGAGGCGGACGGCGACCGGTGGAAGCTGTACGGGCGCAAGTGGTTCGCCTCCAACGCGGGCGCGGACATCACCCTGGTGCTGGCCCGTTTCCCGGGCGGCCAGGAGGCCTCGACCCGCGGCGTGGGCCTATTCATGATGCCGCGCGTCAAGCCCGACGGCTCGCTGAACGACTACCGCATCGAGCGGCTGAAGGACAAGCTCGGCACCCGGTCGATGGCCTCGGGCGAGATCACCCTCGACGGCGCGTACGCCGTGCAGGTCGGCCGGCTCGATCGCGGCTTCCGCCAGATGACCGAGATGGTCAACCTCTCGCGGCTCTCGAACGCCGTCCGCGCGGTCTCGCTGATGCGCCGCGGGCTGCTCGAGGCGGGGCAGCACGCCGCCTCGCGCGTGGTCTTCGGTCGCCGGCTCATCGACCAGCCGCTGCTGCGCCTGGACCTGCTGCGGCTCACCGCGGACGTCGAGACCGGGCTGAATCTCGTCTTCTACTGCGCCGAGGAGCTCGAGCGCGCCGACCGCGGTGACGAGGACGCCAAGGCGTTGATCCGGATCCTCACGCCGCTCGCGAAGCACTACCTGTGCAAGCGCGCGCGGTTCGCGACCGGCGAGGCCATGGAGATGCGCGGCGGCAACGGGTACATCGAGGAGTGGATCCAGCCACGGCTGGTACGCGACGCGCACCTCGGATCGATCTGGGAGGGCGCCAGCAACGTGATCGCCCTCGATGTCCTGCGCTCGATGCGCAAGGTCGGCGCGCACAAGGTGTTCTTCGACGACCTGCGCGAGCGGCTCTCCCGGGTCACCGACCCCGGCCTGCAGTCCCTGCGAGAGCGCCTCGCGCAGCGGCTCGAGTCGGTCAGCGCTCGTGCGGAGGCGGTGCTGAGCGCCGCCCCGGACGACGCCGAGGTCCTCATGGCGGCGCTGACGGACGACATGGCGACCGTCGCGATGGGCGTGCTGCAGGCCGATCAGGCGTCGTACGAGATAGCGACGCACGGGGACCACCGCGCCGCCATCGTCGCGGCCGCGTTCGAGCAGCTGGTGATCCGCCGGGACGAGACGTACGCGCCGGCCGGCCTCGCCGCCGTCCCGCAGATCGTCGCGGGGGAGCGCATCGGCGCACCGGTGGACGAGCGGGTCGTCGCCGCGCGATGA